The genomic window CGTCCAAAACCGTTCAAGGCCAGTCTGATCCGTCGCTTTGCCATGGTCGGGCGCCATTGGTCAGATATTGACCTTTTGCGCTACTCCCTTCTGGATTGCGATTTCGAGTGTTCTGGATGCGACGGCGAGGTCTTGCAGGCCGACGCCGGTGCCGTCGAAGATGGTGAGTTCGGCGTTTTCGCGGCCGGGGTCGATGCCGGCGACGACGGCGCCCAGTTCGCGGATCTGGTCCTGGGCGATCAGGCCCTGGTCGATGGCATGCTGGCATTCGCCGATGCTGATCGCCTGGGCGAGCTCGTCGGTGAAGACGCGGGCGCGCGCCAGCAGCGCCGGATCCAGTTCCTGCTTGCCGCGGGTGTCGGTGCCCATGGCGGCGATATGGGTCGGGCCCTGGACATGGCCGTCCATCAGCAGGGCCGAGAAGGACGAGGTGATCGAGATGATCACATCCGCCTCGGCGCCCAGCCGGGGCAGGTCGACCGCCTCGAAGGGCAGGCCCAGATCGGCGGCGGTCTCGGCCAGCCGGCCCAGCATCTCGGGATGCGGGTTCCAGCCCAGGACCCTGTCGAAGTCATGCACCGCGGCGGCGGCGCGCATCTGGAAGGCCGACTGGTGGCCGGCGCCGATCATGCCCAGCACCCGCGCGCCCCTGGGCGCCAGATACCTGATCGACACCGCCGCGGCGGCGGCGGTGCGCAGCGCGGTCAGCAGGTTGCCGCCGATCGCCGCCCGCACCCGCCCGGTATCGGGGTCGAACAGGAACACGGTGGACTGGTGGTTGATCAGCCCGTGCTTCTGGTTGTTGGGCCAGTAGCCGCCGGCCTTCAGCCCCAGCACCAGCCCGGCCGCGTCGAAGCCGCCCTTGAAGCCATAGAGCGCGTCCTCATGGCCGATGGCCTCGCGCACCACGGGAAAGTTCCAGGCCTTGCGCCGGGCCATCGAGGCGAAGACCGCCTCGATCGCCTCGAAGGCCGCCTCGGGGGTCATCAGACCCGCGATCTCGCTTTCGGCAACGACATACATCAGTAGGCTTTCCCGCGCGCCGACACCGGCCAGACGGTCTCGACCTTGCCGCCGCGCACGCCCACATACCAGTCATGGACGTTGCAGGTCGGGTCGCAATGGCCCGGCACCAGCCGCAGCTTGTCATTGACCTTCAGCACGCCGTTCGGATCCTCGACCACGCCGTGTTCGTCGCTGCACTTGATGTATTTCACATCGTCGCGGCCGTAGACGAAGGGCAGGCCGCTGTCGACCGACTGCGCCTTCAGACCGGCATCGACCACCGCCAGATGCGGCTTGGCATGCGACATGACCGAGGTCAGGATGAACAGCGCGTTTTCCCATTCGCCCTGGTCGATGCGCTTGCCGTCCTGGTCCAGGATGCGGCCGTAATCGGCATCCATGAAGGCATAGGAACCGCACTGCAGCTCGTTGTAGACCCCCGAGGCCGATTCGAAGTAATAGGAACCGGTGCCGCCGCCCGAGACGAATTCGGGCTTCAGCCCCACCGCCTCCAGCGCGTCCACGGCTTCCTTGACCTGGGCGATGGCGGCGTCCAGCTTGGCCTTGCGGTCGGCATAGCTGTCCATGTGCTGCATCGCGCCCTGATAGGCCTGGATGCCCTTGAAGGTCAGGTTCGGCGCGGCCGCGGCGGCCTGGGCGATCTCGACCACGGCATCGGCGGTCTTGACCCCGCAGCGCCCGGCGCCGCAATCGATCTCGACGAAGATGCCCAGCTCGGTGCCGTGCTTGACCGCGGCGGCCGAGAGTTCGGCGATATTGGCCAGGTCATCGACGCAGACCGTCACCGTGGCGCCGGTCTTGGGCAGGCGGGCCAGGCGGTCGATCTTGGCCGGGTCGCGCACCTCGTTGGTGACCAGCACGTCCTTGATGCCGCCGCGGGCAAAGACCTCGGCCTCGCTGACCTTCTGGCAGCAGACGCCGACGGCGCCGCCCAGGCTTTCCTGCAGCTTCTGCACGTCGACCGACTTGTGCATCTTGCCGTGGCTGCGGTGGCGCATCCCGTGCGCCCTGGCGTAGTCGCCCATCTTCTTGATGTTGCGTTCCAGCGCGTCCAGGTCGAGGATCAGGCAGGGCGTCTGGATATCCTTTTCATCCATGCCCGGCAGGGCGGGGATGTCATAGCCGACCTCGTAGCCGGCAAAATCCGTCTTCGCGTTCATGGGATGCTCCTCAGTTCCAGGGCAGCTTGTCGAGATCGACATTGCCGCCGGTGACGATGACGCCGACGCGCTTGCCGGCGAAGGCTTCGGGGTTTTTCAGGATGGTGGCCAGCGGCACGGCGCTGGAAGGTTCCA from Paracoccus sp. SMMA_5_TC includes these protein-coding regions:
- the bhcC gene encoding 3-hydroxy-D-aspartate aldolase BhcC; this encodes MNAKTDFAGYEVGYDIPALPGMDEKDIQTPCLILDLDALERNIKKMGDYARAHGMRHRSHGKMHKSVDVQKLQESLGGAVGVCCQKVSEAEVFARGGIKDVLVTNEVRDPAKIDRLARLPKTGATVTVCVDDLANIAELSAAAVKHGTELGIFVEIDCGAGRCGVKTADAVVEIAQAAAAAPNLTFKGIQAYQGAMQHMDSYADRKAKLDAAIAQVKEAVDALEAVGLKPEFVSGGGTGSYYFESASGVYNELQCGSYAFMDADYGRILDQDGKRIDQGEWENALFILTSVMSHAKPHLAVVDAGLKAQSVDSGLPFVYGRDDVKYIKCSDEHGVVEDPNGVLKVNDKLRLVPGHCDPTCNVHDWYVGVRGGKVETVWPVSARGKAY
- the bhcD gene encoding iminosuccinate reductase BhcD, whose amino-acid sequence is MYVVAESEIAGLMTPEAAFEAIEAVFASMARRKAWNFPVVREAIGHEDALYGFKGGFDAAGLVLGLKAGGYWPNNQKHGLINHQSTVFLFDPDTGRVRAAIGGNLLTALRTAAAAAVSIRYLAPRGARVLGMIGAGHQSAFQMRAAAAVHDFDRVLGWNPHPEMLGRLAETAADLGLPFEAVDLPRLGAEADVIISITSSFSALLMDGHVQGPTHIAAMGTDTRGKQELDPALLARARVFTDELAQAISIGECQHAIDQGLIAQDQIRELGAVVAGIDPGRENAELTIFDGTGVGLQDLAVASRTLEIAIQKGVAQKVNI